tgtaaggtttaaaaataaaataaaattaattaaaaaaaaaaagaaacacagcccattttatgatataaatttgttaaaatttactagaatataactataaaatgcatttaaagaaTACATACATCTGATATTTCTCATGAAActagagaaaataatattttatacttaatcTAATTTAGCAGAGCTAATACAAGCCAAAGAAATTAAGCTTTTTTCTGGCTAAAAACTGCCTACAAGGATACATACTTGGCTTTCTATGTGTTTTATTGCCTGAATCAGGAGAGCTGGACAAATTAATGGCCAGTCCTACCATGAAAAATAGGATTCCATATAGTTAAATCTGGCACCAATGTTGAGATTCTCCCTGGATGATACACAATACTATTTTTCACATCCTGGAAGAGCATCCTGCTTTGAATGATGTTGGTTACCGTTCCTTTTTGTTTCAGCGCTTACCACGGTCACCTATCATCTTTAATTGAGATCAGTCCATATAAATTTCAAAAGGGCAAAGATGTCAAGAAAGAATTTGTGCATGTGGTAAGTGTCTTGGAATTCAAGAATCAGAACGTTACTATTGGAAGAGTGCCCAGTGATAATCCAGACCAGTCTTTGCATTGAAATGAAACCATGGAAAAGGAAACCAAGGTACAGAGCTGTTACATGACTTGCTAAAAGTCAGAGAGCTAATGACAAGATGTGGGTTACAATCCATTGATGAGTACCATACAAATCAGTACAGTGGTAGTGACAGCTGTTATTCAcagctcttattttatttttcttgccccTGGATCTTCAATTACTTTTTCTATCACTGAAGCCAACTTGAAACTCAGAATTGCATCCGGTGTGTATGACTGTCTTAAAATTACTCTATGCTAAATTATTATGTAAATTTATTAagtcaaataaatataattaaatgaaagaaaataaagaaaccaagTTGTTGAAGCAGTAAAACTCATTTGGCCTAATTAAGGATCAGTGGACGTTTTTAAGAGAATCATgaatacattttttcaaaattttaagatCTGAAATTACTCCTAAAGCACTCTGAATTTCTGAATGATTACAATTTGCTATATAGTTGGTAAGTgctggtttattttcttcttctttttaaaaagtatttcttggCCTCACCAGACAgcacataggatcttagttcacctaccagagatcgaacccacactcctgctttggaagctcagagtcttaaccactggaccaccagggaggtccctattTTCTACATAGAACAGTTAGTACAGTTCCCATTCATTGAAATTTTCAAATAACATAATCACATTTGTTGTTTGAATTGCCCCTTATGTGATCAGGGATGCAATTTTGACTTCCAAGGGCCTAGAAGTAAATCCAAGCTCCTGTTCACAATGCAAAGATTTCAAGTGTCACTGAATTCAGAAATGTTAAGGAAAAAGAGCAGAAGAACCTCGAGTCACATAAATCCATAGGTCACCTTTCTATTATGCTCTTGTGGGGAAATACCCTTTCTTAAAAGCTCATTTGTCCAGGAGAAAGATCATGAGAAACTGTTATATCTTTTGATGTTTTCAGGCACCAGCTCCAGATACTTACagaggaaaatacagagaagacCATGCAGACCCGGCCAGTGCTTATGCAGATGAAGTGAAGAAAATTATTGACGAAGCTCATAACAGCGGAAGGAAGGTTTGTATTTGCAGCTTTGGAAACACGTTAACATCTTTCATAAAATAGATTGAAATTATCACGATACACTAGAGAGGTGGAAAAGGATTAGACGGCAAATCCTTTCTGTTCTTCTCTGGTTACATTTTCACTTAGTTCATATATCAAAAAATGCATTATTGTAGTCATGCCTCTaagactatttttatttatcctgGAAATGTAATTATTGTACCTGTTTCAGAACTGGTGGTCAGATTCTAACCTTCCCAGTGGGATGCAGACTCTGGTGCAAAGGGATAGGAGGAGAGAATTAAGAAAGGTGATAGCCCATGGACAGAACATTCCAAATGAGAGTAACATGAGGGGCTAACGTAAGGTGAAGAGGCAGGGTAGCCCCAGGGCCTCAGGATCAATGCAGGCTCCTGGACCCTGGGAGCCTTAGTTTTCCCTAGGATTGGTTCAGCTTTCCTGAAGGTGCTGAGCCTGGGTAAGACCAAGCAGGAAAATGCTCTTCCAATCTGtgtctgcactttttttttttaatcttcattgaatttattacaatatttcttctgtttcatgttttagtgttttattttgttttgtttggctgaaaagcatgtggaatcttagctccctccCTGGGGATAGAACCCTCactccctgtattggaaggtgaagtcccagccactggactgccagggacatcCCGGGGTCTGCACttctaaaacaaaccaaaatcctACCGAGTAGGAAGAGCTTTTGTTTTCTCAGCCCTTCACTCTACCATCTTCCGCCTTCAGCCTAATGTTAAATTCTCAACCCACGTAGGGGTTACTTACATGAAGTTTTAATGTGATTTGACATATGCTTTGCCTTTAAATTGATTTATGGCATCAATATGgcaatttaaaaaacttattaattgagagaaaaatgaagactttGTGTTTTCCAGTTCAAGTATTTTTATCTTAATGACTGGAGAGTCATTTGCCTTTCTtagctattttcttctttttcttcctaaccCATTCATTTTTCATATCTTAAAAGAGGTAGTCTAGAGTAGAACCTTGGTTCccttgtatgtttgtttttaattgaagtatagttgatggcTTGACTTCTTATCTCATACTATTTCCATGCTTCCTCtgaatttagtgatttttttcttctcctttcttagcCTCTAGACTATTTCCTCTGCAGGTCTATGGTGAATTGCCTATGTTGGTCAAGTTGTAAGCCTGGTTCAGGGCAAGAACCAGAAAGAGAGCCCAGTAACTAAGGTCTGTGACCACAGGTCACCTTCTCACCTCCCTGGTGAAAAGTCCAGACTCGGGCAGTCCTAATTCAACAAGTTGAATAAATAGGCATTACAGTGATATGTTTGCAACCTGGGTGATTTTGTAGAGGCTCGTATCAAAGACTGATCAAGATATCCGTATTATTCAGTTGATCCTACTGCAAACActgcatttaaattaattatggaGAGATGGAAGGCACCTTTTCCACCATTTCTAGTGGTAGTTTCATAAGAAACCTAAAATTTCAGAAACTAATGCTTCAGATCACTTGTTTTTCCAGCatgaacatcttttctttttaatcaaatgGCCAATTTGCCTCTTGCCAGGGGTCCATTCCCAACCATGTTTAAGTCACCCTCTCTATaagaagtccttttttttttttagggggtaCGGGAGGGGGACCGAATGGACTTTGACCCCATCTTCTCTTGTATAGATTGCTGCCTTTATTGCTGAATCCATGCAGAGTTGTGGCGGACAAATAATTCCTCCAGCAGGCTACTTCCAGAAAGTGGCAGAGTATGTACTTGGGCATCTTTGGTCAAACAGAAGGAACTGTGACAGTTCCGCAGGGTCATCTGGTTGTTCGCGAAGTATGGAAGTACTTCccattgttgtttagtagctgaGTCATGTCAAACTTTTTTGCGaccaactgtagcccaccaagctcctctgtccatgggatttcccaggcaagaatcctggagtgggttgtcatttccttctctaggggatcttcccaacccagggatcgaactcaagtctcctgcactggcaggcaggttctttactgctgagccaccagggactagaTGGTAAATAGCCACTTGGGAGTGCCTGCCGCCCAGGACTCCTGGAACTCCTCACCTTCCAAGATCCCAGCTAATAAAGGGTTTGAACACAGTCTAGCCGGGGGGTCCTTGCGGGCTCTGCCCCACTTTACCCACCCGGCATCCTCTCTGATTGATTGGTGTCCAAGCTTTGCTGATTAGTAAAAAGTTGAAGACTAACTCTGCTAACATTactttttgttcacttttttctCTTGCCACTTAAAATACTGCAGTAGAGCTTACTTTAAGCAGCATAAACCCAAACAACATAAACTATATCTTATCTGGAAATGACATGATTATATTTCAAAGTCAATGACATCACATAGATGTCACTGGGGATTTGAGCACTGAAATGTTTTTAACAAAGATTACAGACTTCAGGTTAACACCATTCTTTTTAAGTCCTCAATAATCCGAATCTTGAAGGGAGGATATGGGGGCTGTCAGTGACCTGAAGGCATCATGCTGCCCTTTTGCTTTTCAGATATGTCCGTGGAGCAGGAGGTGTGTTTATAGCTGATGAAGTTCAAGTAGGCTTTGGCCGAGTTGGGAAACATTTCTGGAGTTTCCAAATGTTTGGCGAAGACTTCGTTCCAGACATAGTCACAATGGGAAAACCAATGGGCAATGGGCACCCAATGGCATGCGTGGTAACAACCAAAGAAATTGCAGAAGCCTTCAGTGCCTCTGGGATGGAGTATTTCAACACGGTAAATTTTGACCTCCCACTTTAATGCTAAGAGGGAAAAATTATGTGTGTTCTTACATTTCTTTCCAATGTAATAAAGAATAAATCTCACTGTTGCCAGCTAATGACCCCAGAACCGAAGCCAGACTTTGATCTAAccatattttattctgtttggcACAATCCTCcttgtattttttattgtatctttCCCCTTTCTAAAATGTTCCTATTGATTGTTCCAGTGATAGATGGATGCCCTGGTAAACTCTAGAGGTTATGATATTTCATTAACAGATGAtatgatctttttttgttttgtatcacACTTAAATTCTCAAAACACATCTGAAGTGTTTAGATGATTCAGTACTATAAATATTATATGGCTGTCATAGGAGATACTAACTAAATTTCTATCTTtgggaaattttatttccttgattttgCCCCCAAAAGTTGTAAAATTCTCAAGTTTGGAAAGACTGTTATAGTTTGTGCAATATGTGTAATAGGACTTGTTGCAGCTAAAACTCAGAATCAAAATCTAggaacataaattatttggagaaaatgtcattttttggcttttttttttttttccacacagaTATTCAAGTGCTGCAATCCACATCCTTCTAACTAAACCACACTCTGAAATCCTTAATTCCCAACACAATATCTGTGTTTGGTTTGGATGAACTTATACATTCTCCAGTAGTCCTTCATACCAGTTATGTagcatatatataatttagaattaTATTCTCAATCCTGAATGAATAGAATTATGCTATATTCTAAACTTAAAAAACTAATATCACAAgggaaaattttattgaaattatatCTTTACTTGCTTAAATATGAGCCAGATTTCTCATAGATGAAGCAACAGCATGAATTCAACtagtctgttttctcatttatcttttttctgcAGTATGGAGGAAATCCAGTATCTTCTGCTGTTGGTTTGGCCGTCCTGGatgtaataaaaaatgaagatcttcaAGGAAATGCCACAAGAGTAGGGAATTATCTTACTGAGTTACTGAATAAGCAGAAGACTAAACATACTTTGATAGGAGACATCAGGTATGTTTATCAAGGAATTGTAGTTATTTGTATGTCCAAATGAATATTGGTGagcttataaatttaaaataaattacacaaAACCAAATctagaaaacactgaaaaaacgTTTTTCATTCAGTACCCAGATATATCACTTTTAACTTTTGGGTATATATCTTTCCTGActtacacttttttaaaaaaaattaagccagGATAATTTCAACAGCTAGAAGGTGAAAAGAAGAACCTTAAAGTAACTCTATATGatctatgaaaaaataatttaaatgacatCTAAGAAACATCActatttttcatatatgtatttatcatcATTGATGTAATATGAAACTAAATAGTATAAGATTgtttttaagccttttttttttttttttgcaattatgtgatgaaaaaaaaaaactggattacAAAAACTAATTTCAGAAACTAAGGAGTCCTGTGGACACTGGATTGGTATCATGGATTAATTAGAACTAGTAACAACTACCTTTAAAGAGACTCATATTCAGCCTCAAATCAAACTTGAGTTTGACAACTGTGTTAATTTTTTGTGACAATGTGGTGCTTGATAGAGTATATGTCAAGTTTCCTTTCTTTATCTCCCTCAGGGGCGTTGGCCTTTTTATTGGGATTGACTTAGTGAAGGACCATCAGCAAAGGACCCCCGCCACAGCAGAAGCTCAGCACATCATCTACAAGTAAACCACCCCTCACCTGTTTGGTATCTCAGCTTGAATGATGTCCACCCTCTTGAATGTTTTTacttcctctcttctccctgaATATGGAAAGTTTAAGACTCTTGCAATTACAAACATGACTTCTTTCATGCATACACTAAATTGCTGTCTGTTCACATCATTCTGAAATCATCTTAGTTATTGCTTGTATGCACTCACATGTATTTCCTGCACTAATTAGGATGAAAGAAAAGCGAGTGCTTCTCAGTGCCGACGGACCTCACAGAAACGTCCTTAAAATAAAACCACCTATGTGCTTCACTGAGGAAGATGCCAAGTTTATGGTGGAACAACTTGATGGTATTCTAACAGGTCTGTCCACAGATCTTTAAATA
This is a stretch of genomic DNA from Bos mutus isolate GX-2022 chromosome 6, NWIPB_WYAK_1.1, whole genome shotgun sequence. It encodes these proteins:
- the ETNPPL gene encoding ethanolamine-phosphate phospho-lyase isoform X2; the encoded protein is MCELYSKQETLALRRKHIGSEANDLALRLARQFRGHQDVITLDHAYHGHLSSLIEISPYKFQKGKDVKKEFVHVAPAPDTYRGKYREDHADPASAYADEVKKIIDEAHNSGRKIAAFIAESMQSCGGQIIPPAGYFQKVAEYVRGAGGVFIADEVQVGFGRVGKHFWSFQMFGEDFVPDIVTMGKPMGNGHPMACVVTTKEIAEAFSASGMEYFNTYGGNPVSSAVGLAVLDVIKNEDLQGNATRVGNYLTELLNKQKTKHTLIGDIRGVGLFIGIDLVKDHQQRTPATAEAQHIIYKMKEKRVLLSADGPHRNVLKIKPPMCFTEEDAKFMVEQLDGILTGLEEATGAETESGISKNTPCRTKMPKEAQSELLRDSSLESRENPSQKRNGLCTDSLLSKRLRT
- the ETNPPL gene encoding ethanolamine-phosphate phospho-lyase isoform X1; amino-acid sequence: MCELYSKQETLALRRKHIGPSCKVFFAADPIKIVRAQRQYMFDEKGDQYLDCINNVAHVGHCHPEVVKAAQKQMELLNTNSRFLHDNIVEYAKRLSATLPDRLSVCYFTNSGSEANDLALRLARQFRGHQDVITLDHAYHGHLSSLIEISPYKFQKGKDVKKEFVHVAPAPDTYRGKYREDHADPASAYADEVKKIIDEAHNSGRKIAAFIAESMQSCGGQIIPPAGYFQKVAEYVRGAGGVFIADEVQVGFGRVGKHFWSFQMFGEDFVPDIVTMGKPMGNGHPMACVVTTKEIAEAFSASGMEYFNTYGGNPVSSAVGLAVLDVIKNEDLQGNATRVGNYLTELLNKQKTKHTLIGDIRGVGLFIGIDLVKDHQQRTPATAEAQHIIYKMKEKRVLLSADGPHRNVLKIKPPMCFTEEDAKFMVEQLDGILTGLEEATGAETESGISKNTPCRTKMPKEAQSELLRDSSLESRENPSQKRNGLCTDSLLSKRLRT